The Haloplanus natans DSM 17983 genome has a segment encoding these proteins:
- a CDS encoding glycosyltransferase family 2 protein: protein MSTNQPTTDAVEPAAEARTRAEAHTDADAADLLVTADSDRTPTLSVIMPTLNEEDGIGECLHRIRQAVVDLQVPTEIVVSDSSTDRTPDIARDHGAIVVEPDQPGYGYAYRYAFKRARGDYIAIGDADTTYDFTELPKLYALVESGDADMAMGSRLNGEIKPGAMPPLHRYIGNPLLTKFLNVFYGAGVSDAHSGMRVFSRDALEEMDLQTTGMEFASEMIMEAGASDLTIREEPITYHEREGDATIESFRDGWRHVRFMLLNAPGYLFSVPGFLLTILGTLIMGIAHFGISLGGVTLGTHSMIGGSLLTLVGFEVLALGVFATVAADPVRKPSDPVTTWLLDRVQLEHGASVGALVAGVGGIYMLVMFGRWVSSGFTQLPLLTTNVLALTAIVFGLEVIFSSFFLSAIGESH from the coding sequence ATGAGTACGAATCAGCCTACCACGGACGCCGTCGAACCAGCTGCGGAGGCGCGCACAAGGGCGGAGGCGCACACTGACGCCGACGCCGCGGACCTACTCGTTACGGCGGACAGTGACCGCACGCCAACGCTCTCGGTCATCATGCCGACTCTAAACGAGGAAGACGGGATCGGCGAATGCCTGCATCGCATCAGGCAGGCGGTGGTCGACCTCCAAGTGCCGACGGAGATCGTCGTCAGCGATAGTTCGACCGACCGCACTCCCGATATCGCCCGTGACCACGGAGCGATCGTCGTCGAACCGGATCAACCCGGCTACGGTTACGCCTATCGCTACGCGTTCAAGCGCGCTCGCGGTGACTACATCGCCATCGGAGACGCTGACACAACGTACGATTTCACCGAACTGCCCAAACTGTACGCGCTCGTCGAATCGGGTGACGCCGATATGGCGATGGGAAGCCGGCTCAACGGGGAGATCAAACCCGGCGCGATGCCACCGCTGCATCGCTACATCGGCAACCCACTGCTCACGAAGTTTCTCAACGTCTTCTACGGCGCAGGGGTGAGCGACGCCCACAGCGGGATGCGCGTGTTCTCCCGCGACGCGCTCGAGGAGATGGATCTGCAGACGACCGGGATGGAGTTCGCCAGCGAAATGATCATGGAAGCCGGCGCGAGCGATCTCACCATCCGCGAAGAGCCCATCACCTATCACGAACGGGAAGGCGACGCCACCATCGAGAGCTTCCGGGACGGCTGGCGACACGTCCGGTTCATGCTCCTCAACGCGCCCGGCTATCTCTTCTCGGTCCCCGGATTCCTGTTGACGATTCTTGGCACGCTCATCATGGGCATTGCCCACTTCGGCATCTCGCTTGGCGGCGTGACACTCGGCACGCACTCGATGATCGGTGGGAGTCTACTGACCCTTGTCGGCTTCGAGGTGCTCGCACTCGGGGTGTTCGCAACCGTGGCTGCCGATCCCGTTCGAAAACCGTCCGATCCCGTCACGACGTGGCTACTCGATCGGGTCCAACTCGAACACGGGGCCAGCGTGGGGGCGCTCGTCGCCGGGGTCGGGGGGATCTACATGCTCGTTATGTTCGGACGCTGGGTCAGTAGCGGATTTACGCAACTCCCGCTGCTCACGACGAACGTGCTCGCGCTCACGGCGATCGTCTTCGGACTGGAAGTGATCTTCAGTTCCTTCTTCCTCAGCGCAATCGGGGAGAGCCACTGA
- a CDS encoding recombinase family protein — MENAGKVGTYIRPSTDRQDDQHQRDSITRYIDGHDLPQDRVEQYVDIESGSNDEREQFNALLDAIRNDEFDHVIVWEISRISRRGATLQEFFDACEEHGVTIHITDGAVEKVKPDGTGRSVADIVGMVYQQERQQLIRRVKAGVKRASDQGK, encoded by the coding sequence ATGGAGAACGCGGGGAAAGTCGGGACGTACATTCGCCCTTCTACAGATCGACAAGACGACCAGCACCAACGCGATTCGATCACCCGGTACATCGACGGGCATGACCTCCCCCAAGACAGGGTCGAACAGTATGTCGATATCGAATCCGGATCGAACGACGAGCGCGAACAATTCAACGCCCTCCTGGACGCGATCCGAAATGACGAGTTCGACCACGTCATCGTCTGGGAGATCAGCCGGATCTCTCGGCGCGGTGCAACGCTGCAGGAATTCTTCGACGCCTGTGAGGAACACGGCGTCACAATTCACATCACGGACGGAGCTGTCGAGAAGGTCAAACCGGACGGCACCGGTCGGTCCGTCGCTGATATCGTCGGCATGGTGTATCAGCAAGAGCGACAACAATTGATACGGCGCGTGAAGGCCGGCGTGAAGCGAGCGAGCGACCAAGGAAAATAG